A section of the Pithys albifrons albifrons isolate INPA30051 chromosome 4, PitAlb_v1, whole genome shotgun sequence genome encodes:
- the MYC gene encoding myc proto-oncogene protein — MPLSAGFSSKNYDYDYDSVQPYFYFEEEEENFYLAAQQRGSELQPPAPSEDIWKKFELLPTPPLSPSRRSSLAAASCFPSTADQLEIVTELLGGDMVNQSFICDPDDETVKSIIIQDCMWSGFSAAAKLEKVVSEKLASYQAARREGGPAARPGPPPAAPPAPPPGLAASPTASASLYLHDLGAAAADCIDPSVVFPYPLSERAPRAAPPGASPASLLGDDTPPTTSSDSEEEQEEDEEIDVVTLAEANESESSTESSTETSEEHSKPHHSPLVLKRCHVNIHQHNYAAPPSTKVEYPAAKRLRLDSGRVLKQISNNRKCSSPRTSDSEENDKRRTHNVLERQRRNELKLSFFALRDQIPEVANNEKAPKVVILKKATEYVLSIQSDEHRLIAEKEQLRRRREHLKHKLEQLRNSCA, encoded by the exons ATGCCGCTCAGCGCCGGCTTCTCCAGCAAGAACTACGACTACGATTACGACTCGGTGCAGCCCTACTTCTACttcgaggaggaggaggagaacttCTACCTGGCGGCGCAGCAGCGGGGCAGCGAGCTGCAGCCCCCCGCCCCGTCCGAGGACATCTGGAAGAAGTTTGAGCTGCTGCCCACGCCGCCCCTCTCCCCCAGCCGCCGCTCTAGCCTGGCCGCCGCCTCCTGCTTCCCCTCCACCGCCGACCAGCTGGAGATCGTGACCGAGCTCCTCGGTGGGGACATGGTCAACCAGAGCTTCATCTGCGACCCGGACGACGAGACCGTCAAGTCCATCATTATCCAGGACTGCATGTGGAGCGGCTTCTCCGCCGCCGCCAAGCTGGAGAAGGTGGTCTCGGAGAAGCTGGCGTCCTACCAGGCGGCTCGCCGGGAGGggggccccgccgcccgcccgggcccgccgcccgccgcgccgccggcACCACCACCGGGCCTGGCCGCCTCCCCCACCGCCTCCGCCAGCCTCTACCTGCACGACCTGGGCGCCGCCGCTGCCGACTGCATCGATCCCTCGGTGGTCTTTCCCTACCCGCTGAGCGAGCGGGCCCCGCGGGCCGCACCGCCCGGCGCCAGCCCTGCGTCCCTGCTGGGCGACGACACGCCACCCACGACCAGCAGCGACTCGG aagaagaacaagaggaagatgaggaaaTCGATGTTGTTACATTAGCTGAAGCAAATGAATCCGAATCAAGCACAGAGTCCAGCACAGAGACGTCAGAAGAGCACAGTAAGCCCCACCACAGCCCACTAGTTCTCAAACGGTGTCATGTCAATATCCATCAGCACAATTATGCCGCTCCTCCCTCCACAAAGGTTGAATACCCAGCTGCAAAAAGGCTAAGGTTGGACAGTGGCAGAGTTCTCAAACAGATCAGCAACAACCGAAAATGCTCAAGTCCGCGCACATCAGATTCAGAAGAGAACGACAAGAGGCGAACACACAATGTCTTGGAGCGCCAGAGGAGAAATGAGTTGAAGCTGAGTTTCTTTGCCCTGCGTGACCAGATACCTGAGGTGGCCAACAACGAAAAGGCACCCAAGGTTGTCATCCTGAAAAAAGCAACAGAGTACGTTCTTTCCATCCAGTCAGATGAACACAGACTGATTGCAGAGAAAGAGCAGTTGAGACGGAGGAGAGAACATTTGAAACACAAACTTGAGCAGCTAAGGAACTCTTGTGCATAG